A DNA window from Patagioenas fasciata isolate bPatFas1 chromosome 1, bPatFas1.hap1, whole genome shotgun sequence contains the following coding sequences:
- the UBE2N gene encoding ubiquitin-conjugating enzyme E2 N, translated as MAGLPRRIIKETQRLLAEPVPGIKAEPDESNARYFHVVIAGPQDSPFEGGTFKLELFLPEEYPMAAPKVRFMTKIYHPNVDKLGRICLDILKDKWSPALQIRTVLLSIQALLSAPNPDDPLANDVAEQWKTNEAQAIETARAWTRLYAMNNI; from the exons ATGGCTGGGCTGCCCCGCAGAATCATCAAG gaAACCCAGCGCCTGCTGGCAGAACCAGTCCCTGGGATAAAAGCGGAGCCAGATGAAAGCAACGCACGTTATTTTCACGTGGTCATTGCAGGTCCACAGGATTCCCCCTTTGAGGGTGGGACATTTAAACTTGAACTATTCCTTCCAGAAGAATATCCAATGGCAGCTCCTAAAGTACGTTTCATGACCAAAATTTATCATCCTAATgtagacaagctgggaagaatatGTTTAGATATTTTGAAAG ATAAATGGTCCCCAGCTTTGCAGATTCGTACAGTTCTGCTATCAATCCAGGCTTTGTTAAGCGCTCCCAATCCAGATGATCCACTAGCAAATGATGTAGCTGAGCAATGGAAGACCAATGAAGCCCAAGCCATAGAAACAG cCAGAGCATGGACTAGGCTATATGCCATGAACAATATTTAA